In Paenarthrobacter sp. GOM3, a single window of DNA contains:
- a CDS encoding molybdenum cofactor biosynthesis protein MoaE: MGIETDFEVVSAVLSAEPISVDQAIRAVESDTAGAVVSFSGVVRNHDGGKAVDRLSYSAHPTAHQVMSDVVAQLVAEHSGEANQPVRIWAAHRIGTLEIGDPALVCAVAAAHRGQAFAVCSELVDRVKEQVPIWKEQFFSDGTVEWVGAGE; encoded by the coding sequence ATGGGCATTGAAACAGACTTCGAAGTTGTCAGCGCTGTCCTCAGCGCCGAGCCGATTTCGGTGGACCAGGCCATCAGGGCAGTGGAATCGGACACAGCCGGTGCGGTGGTCAGCTTCAGCGGGGTGGTGCGTAACCACGACGGCGGCAAAGCTGTTGATCGGTTGAGCTACAGTGCACACCCCACCGCCCACCAGGTCATGTCCGACGTCGTGGCACAGTTGGTCGCGGAGCACTCCGGTGAAGCCAACCAACCCGTGCGGATCTGGGCCGCGCACCGGATCGGCACGCTGGAAATCGGCGATCCCGCGCTGGTCTGCGCCGTTGCAGCCGCGCACCGGGGCCAAGCCTTCGCCGTTTGCTCCGAACTGGTGGACAGGGTCAAAGAACAGGTCCCCATTTGGAAAGAGCAGTTCTTCAGTGACGGCACTGTGGAATGGGTCGGTGCAGGGGAGTAG
- the dapB gene encoding 4-hydroxy-tetrahydrodipicolinate reductase encodes MTEQLAVAVLGANGRMGIEAVKAVEAAEDMKLVAALGRGDSLEKLLDAGAQYVVDLTVPDITETNVRFAVEHGIHAVVGTTGWNADRLESLRGLLESKPETGVLIAPNFALGSVLASAFAAKASQYFESVEIIELHHPNKVDAPSGTAVRTAQLIAEARQEAGVPASPDATETSLEGARGCDVDGVRVHSVRLRGLVAHQEVLFGGPGEQLTLRHDSFDRASFMPGVLLGLRKVGANPGLTVGLDGYLDLGL; translated from the coding sequence ATGACCGAACAACTTGCTGTTGCAGTGCTGGGCGCCAACGGGCGCATGGGAATTGAAGCCGTTAAGGCTGTTGAAGCAGCCGAAGACATGAAGCTGGTGGCCGCCTTGGGCCGCGGTGATTCCCTGGAGAAGCTGCTCGACGCCGGTGCGCAGTACGTTGTTGACCTCACCGTCCCGGACATCACCGAGACCAACGTCCGGTTCGCCGTCGAGCACGGTATCCACGCCGTCGTGGGTACCACAGGTTGGAACGCCGACAGGCTGGAATCCCTGCGCGGACTGCTGGAGTCGAAGCCGGAAACAGGCGTGCTCATTGCGCCCAATTTCGCCCTGGGCTCGGTGCTGGCGTCCGCCTTCGCTGCCAAGGCCTCGCAGTACTTCGAGTCGGTGGAAATCATCGAGCTGCACCACCCCAACAAGGTGGATGCGCCCTCCGGCACGGCGGTGCGCACGGCTCAGTTGATCGCCGAAGCCCGCCAGGAAGCAGGCGTCCCGGCCAGCCCGGACGCCACCGAGACGTCATTGGAGGGCGCGCGCGGCTGTGACGTGGACGGGGTCCGGGTGCACAGTGTCCGCCTCCGCGGCCTTGTTGCCCACCAGGAAGTCCTCTTTGGCGGCCCCGGTGAACAGCTGACGTTGCGCCACGATTCCTTCGACCGCGCCTCCTTCATGCCCGGCGTCCTCCTTGGACTGCGCAAGGTAGGAGCCAACCCCGGCCTGACGGTCGGCTTGGACGGCTACTTGGATTTGGGGCTCTAG
- a CDS encoding heparan-alpha-glucosaminide N-acetyltransferase domain-containing protein, giving the protein MTSHGTAPQQEAAGAGPVSARLKGIDAARGAALLGMMSTHLMPTFGPSPQWEPTFVGLVFSGRSSALFAVLAGVGLALSTGKQEPRSGAGLRAARVGVALRALVIAVVGFVLGGLDVNVAVILVHYALLFLCVLPFLGLRLKALCFLALGWILASPVLAYLVRPLLLDATPPLQLGHNPKAEDLETPGRLLADLFFTGYYPVFQWISYLLVGLAIGRLALTTAKVQLLLLAGGTVVAVVAKAAGFLAMESWGGRAALEALPGTRGYPLESMLQVNLTGLQQVDSWWWLATAAPHAGTTLDLLHTGGTAAAVVGLFLLLGTVAERAKVNFLILLSGPGAMTLSLYSAHVWVVSGFTNRPLPAGWTPEGMYWAQAIAAIIIGACFALLRRRGPLEWVAHQASRLGSYRPAAVG; this is encoded by the coding sequence ATGACTTCGCACGGGACGGCCCCTCAGCAGGAGGCCGCAGGGGCCGGCCCGGTTTCAGCCCGGCTCAAGGGGATCGATGCCGCCCGGGGCGCGGCCTTGCTGGGCATGATGTCCACACACCTGATGCCGACGTTCGGGCCTTCTCCGCAATGGGAGCCGACATTCGTGGGATTGGTTTTTTCCGGTCGGTCCTCAGCCCTTTTCGCCGTACTTGCCGGCGTCGGATTGGCCCTCAGTACAGGCAAGCAGGAGCCCCGGAGCGGTGCCGGGCTGCGGGCCGCAAGGGTCGGAGTGGCCCTGCGCGCCCTGGTGATTGCCGTCGTCGGATTCGTCCTGGGCGGGCTTGATGTCAACGTCGCAGTGATTCTGGTCCACTACGCTCTCTTGTTCCTCTGCGTCCTGCCGTTCCTTGGCCTGCGCCTGAAAGCCCTCTGCTTCCTGGCACTCGGCTGGATCCTGGCCTCGCCGGTCCTGGCGTACCTGGTGCGGCCATTGCTGCTGGACGCGACCCCTCCCCTGCAGTTGGGCCACAACCCGAAGGCCGAAGACCTGGAGACACCTGGAAGGCTCCTGGCCGACCTCTTCTTCACCGGCTACTACCCCGTGTTCCAGTGGATTTCCTACCTTCTGGTGGGGCTCGCCATAGGCCGCCTGGCCCTCACGACGGCGAAGGTACAGCTCCTGCTGTTGGCTGGCGGAACCGTTGTGGCCGTCGTCGCGAAAGCCGCTGGCTTCCTGGCCATGGAATCGTGGGGCGGGAGGGCGGCCCTCGAAGCGCTCCCCGGTACCCGCGGATACCCGCTGGAAAGCATGCTGCAGGTCAACCTCACCGGCCTTCAACAAGTCGATTCATGGTGGTGGCTGGCCACCGCAGCGCCGCACGCCGGCACCACCCTGGACTTGCTGCACACCGGGGGCACGGCTGCCGCCGTCGTGGGGTTGTTCCTGCTGCTTGGCACCGTGGCTGAACGGGCGAAGGTGAACTTCCTGATCCTGCTCAGCGGTCCGGGCGCCATGACACTGAGCCTCTATTCGGCACACGTGTGGGTGGTATCCGGTTTCACCAATAGGCCCCTGCCGGCCGGCTGGACCCCGGAAGGCATGTACTGGGCACAGGCCATTGCCGCGATCATCATCGGGGCCTGTTTCGCCCTGCTCCGACGGCGGGGACCACTGGAGTGGGTGGCCCACCAGGCGTCCAGGCTCGGCAGTTACCGGCCAGCGGCGGTTGGCTGA